From a single Hemibagrus wyckioides isolate EC202008001 linkage group LG27, SWU_Hwy_1.0, whole genome shotgun sequence genomic region:
- the rs1a gene encoding retinoschisin 1a: MEYGAVKVFFLTLLLISEVPIRSQSQQGIEDNESWTTKACKCDCDAEESTTETTTSIVSGSVWIQEMHCMPECPYHRPLGFEAGSVTSDQISCSNQDQYTGWFSSWIPNKARLNNQGFGCSWLSKYQDTNQWLQIDLKEVKVVSGIITQGRCDADEWITKYSVQYRINENLNWIYYKDQTGNNRVFYGNSDRSSSVQNLLRPPIVTRYLRIIPLGWHTRIAIRMELLLCMKKCT, from the exons ATGGAATACGGAGCTGTGAAAGTTTTCTTCCTCACCCTGTTGCTGATTAGTGAAG TTCCTATAAGATCTCAATCCCAGCAG GGGATCGAAGACAATGAAAGCTGGACGACGAAAGCTTGCAAATGCGACTGTGATGCAGAAGAGTCCACCACCGAGACGACGACTTCCATCGTATCTGGCTCAGTATGGATCCAAGAAATGCACTGCATGCCAG AATGCCCATATCACAGACCCCTGGGCTTTGAGGCTGGATCAGTCACTTCTGACCAAATCAGCTGCTCTAATCAGGATCAGTACACCGGTTGGTTCTCCTCATGGATTCCCAACAAGGCCAGGCTTAACAACCAGGGGTTTGG ATGCTCCTGGTTGTCAAAGTACCAGGACACCAACCAGTGGCTGCAGATTGACCTGAAGGAGGTGAAAGTGGTGTCTGGGATCATTACCCAAGGGCGCTGCGATGCGGATGAGTGGATCACCAAGTACAGCGTGCAGTACCGTATCAATGAGAACCTTAACTGGATCTACTACAAAGATCAGACAGGGAACAACAGG GTGTTTTATGGTAATTCTGATCGCTCCTCTTCAGTCCAGAACCTGCTGCGTCCTCCTATTGTGACACGCTACCTCCGAATCATCCCTCTGGGCTGGCACACACGCATCGCTATCCGCATGGAGCTTCTGCTCTGCATGAAGAAGTGCACCTAA